In one Solanum lycopersicum chromosome 11, SLM_r2.1 genomic region, the following are encoded:
- the LOC101256832 gene encoding uncharacterized protein isoform X2 yields the protein MDTIISKGRSAKKPLVVAGCVPQGSRNLKDLEGVSIVGVQQIDRVVEVVEETLKGHEVRLLTRKTLPALDLPKVRKNKFVEILPINVGCLGACTYCKTKHARGHLGSYTVDSLVGRVKNVIADGVREIWLSSEDTGAYGRDIGVNLPILLNAIVAQLPLNGSTMLRIGMTNPPYILEHLKEIADVLCHPCVYSFLHVPVQSGSDSVLSAMNREYTVGEFRKVVDTLMELVPGMQIATDIICGFPGETDEDFAQTVDLIKDYKLAQVHISQFYPRPGTPAARMKKVPSNVVKQRSRELTAVFESFTPYTGVEGKVERIWITDVASDGVHLVGHTKGYIQVLVIGPESMLGSSAMVKITSVGRWSVFGEVIEILCQNDKDVPSHRSFDERCSPCALSEEACACSKEQEPCSATSDCCNQSPTVEATTLLKNDPNLDNHSSRNLIGWFLRNRKNQSSKKMDLTSSESKEKPIQDLSHRSAWSLVDIALLSGILLSLFTIVALFFNLGSRSLSSK from the exons ATGGATACTATTATAAGTAAAGGAAGAAGTGCAAAAAAGCCATTGGTAGTAGCAGGTTGTGTTCCTCAAGGAAGCCGTAATCTGAAAGATCTGGAAGGAGTTAGTATAGTAGGAGTTCAGCAGATTGACCGTGTGGTTGAGGTTGTGGAAGAGACTTTGAAAGGTCATGAAGTTCGGCTACTAACCCGGAAGACATTACCAGCACTTGATCTTCCAAAG GTCCGAAAGAACAAGTTTGTTGAGATTCTTCCAATAAATGTTGGTTGTTTAGGTGCTTGTACTTATTGCAAGACTAAGCATGCCCgtggtcatttaggaagttacACAGTTGACAGCCTT GTGGGCCGAGTCAAAAATGTCATTGCTGATGGTGTGAGGGAGATCTGGCTGAGTAGTGAAGACACCGGGGCATATG GTCGTGACATTGGAGTTAATCTTCCTATTCTATTGAATGCTATAGTTGCACAGCTTCCTTTGAATGGAAGTACAATGCTCCGAATTGGGATGACCAATCCTCCTTATATTCTTGAGCACTTGAAGGAAATAGCTGATGTCTTATGTCATCCATGTGTGTATTCTTTTCTTCATGTGCCAGTTCAGTCGGGTAGTGATTCAGTCTTGAGT GCAATGAACCGTGAATACACTGTAGGTGAGTTCAGGAAAGTGGTGGATACATTAATGGAATTGGTCCCTGGGATGCAGATTGCAACAGATATAATTTGTGGATTTCCTG GTGAAACTGATGAAGATTTTGCTCAGACAGTTGACCTTATTAAGGACTACAAGCTTGCTCAAGTTCATATATCACAGTTCTATCCTAGGCCTG GCACTCCTGCTGCAAGGATGAAGAAGGTTCCTAGTAATGTGGTGAAGCAACGTAGTCGTGAATTAACTGCTGTATTCGAGTCCTTTACTCCATATACTGGAGTGGAAGGAAAAGTAGAGAGGATATGGATTACAGACGTAGCTTCAGATGGGGTTCATTTG GTTGGACACACTAAGGGATACATTCAGGTCCTCGTGATTGGTCCAGAAAGCATGCTGGGTTCCTCCGCTATGGTGAAAATAACATCCGTAGGTAGATGGTCAGTCTTTGGAGAAGTGATTGAGATCCTCTGCCAAAATGACAAGGATGTCCCCTCACACAGGAGTTTTGATGAAAGGTGCTCCCCATGCGCCCTTTCAGAAGAAGCTTGTGCCTGTTCAAAAGAGCAAGAACCTTGCTCTGCAACATCTGATTGCTGCAATCAAAGTCCAACTGTGGAAGCAACAACACTGctaaagaatgaccctaatctAGATAATCATAGCAGCAGAAACTTAATTGGATGGTTTCTGAGGAACCGTAAGAATCAGTCTTCCAAAAAGATGGACTTAACTAGTTCGGAGTCTAAGGAGAAGCCGATACAGGATTTAAGTCACCGGAGCGCTTGGAGTCTTGTTGATATAGCTCTACTTAGTGGAATATTATTGAGCTTGTTCACAATAGTAGCTCTATTTTTTAATCTTGGATCAAGGAGTTTGTCATCCAAGTAA
- the LOC101256832 gene encoding uncharacterized protein isoform X1: MEDIEDLLVGSIAGVPPGFRLPVPAAVGVNPKQRKKNGVTKLTVVQDSPTPKIPGTQTIYIKTFGCSHNQSDSEYMAGQLSAFGYALSDNPDEADLWMINTCTVKSPSQSAMDTIISKGRSAKKPLVVAGCVPQGSRNLKDLEGVSIVGVQQIDRVVEVVEETLKGHEVRLLTRKTLPALDLPKVRKNKFVEILPINVGCLGACTYCKTKHARGHLGSYTVDSLVGRVKNVIADGVREIWLSSEDTGAYGRDIGVNLPILLNAIVAQLPLNGSTMLRIGMTNPPYILEHLKEIADVLCHPCVYSFLHVPVQSGSDSVLSAMNREYTVGEFRKVVDTLMELVPGMQIATDIICGFPGETDEDFAQTVDLIKDYKLAQVHISQFYPRPGTPAARMKKVPSNVVKQRSRELTAVFESFTPYTGVEGKVERIWITDVASDGVHLVGHTKGYIQVLVIGPESMLGSSAMVKITSVGRWSVFGEVIEILCQNDKDVPSHRSFDERCSPCALSEEACACSKEQEPCSATSDCCNQSPTVEATTLLKNDPNLDNHSSRNLIGWFLRNRKNQSSKKMDLTSSESKEKPIQDLSHRSAWSLVDIALLSGILLSLFTIVALFFNLGSRSLSSK; the protein is encoded by the exons ATGGAGGACATTGAAGATTTGCTGGTGGGTAGCATTGCCGGAGTGCCTCCAGGGTTTAGGTTACCGGTGCCGGCGGCCGTTGGAGTCAATCCAAAGCAAAGGAAAAAGAACGGTGTAACGAAGCTAACAGTAGTCCAAGACTCTCCTACACCTAAAATACCTGGCACTCAG ACTATTTACATCAAGACATTCGGATGTTCTCATAATCAG AGTGATTCCGAATATATGGCTGGTCAGCTTTCAGCATTTGGTTATGCTTTGAGTGATAACCCTGATGAGGCAGACCTCTGGATGATAAATAC ATGCACAGTCAAATCTCCTAGTCAGTCTGCGATGGATACTATTATAAGTAAAGGAAGAAGTGCAAAAAAGCCATTGGTAGTAGCAGGTTGTGTTCCTCAAGGAAGCCGTAATCTGAAAGATCTGGAAGGAGTTAGTATAGTAGGAGTTCAGCAGATTGACCGTGTGGTTGAGGTTGTGGAAGAGACTTTGAAAGGTCATGAAGTTCGGCTACTAACCCGGAAGACATTACCAGCACTTGATCTTCCAAAG GTCCGAAAGAACAAGTTTGTTGAGATTCTTCCAATAAATGTTGGTTGTTTAGGTGCTTGTACTTATTGCAAGACTAAGCATGCCCgtggtcatttaggaagttacACAGTTGACAGCCTT GTGGGCCGAGTCAAAAATGTCATTGCTGATGGTGTGAGGGAGATCTGGCTGAGTAGTGAAGACACCGGGGCATATG GTCGTGACATTGGAGTTAATCTTCCTATTCTATTGAATGCTATAGTTGCACAGCTTCCTTTGAATGGAAGTACAATGCTCCGAATTGGGATGACCAATCCTCCTTATATTCTTGAGCACTTGAAGGAAATAGCTGATGTCTTATGTCATCCATGTGTGTATTCTTTTCTTCATGTGCCAGTTCAGTCGGGTAGTGATTCAGTCTTGAGT GCAATGAACCGTGAATACACTGTAGGTGAGTTCAGGAAAGTGGTGGATACATTAATGGAATTGGTCCCTGGGATGCAGATTGCAACAGATATAATTTGTGGATTTCCTG GTGAAACTGATGAAGATTTTGCTCAGACAGTTGACCTTATTAAGGACTACAAGCTTGCTCAAGTTCATATATCACAGTTCTATCCTAGGCCTG GCACTCCTGCTGCAAGGATGAAGAAGGTTCCTAGTAATGTGGTGAAGCAACGTAGTCGTGAATTAACTGCTGTATTCGAGTCCTTTACTCCATATACTGGAGTGGAAGGAAAAGTAGAGAGGATATGGATTACAGACGTAGCTTCAGATGGGGTTCATTTG GTTGGACACACTAAGGGATACATTCAGGTCCTCGTGATTGGTCCAGAAAGCATGCTGGGTTCCTCCGCTATGGTGAAAATAACATCCGTAGGTAGATGGTCAGTCTTTGGAGAAGTGATTGAGATCCTCTGCCAAAATGACAAGGATGTCCCCTCACACAGGAGTTTTGATGAAAGGTGCTCCCCATGCGCCCTTTCAGAAGAAGCTTGTGCCTGTTCAAAAGAGCAAGAACCTTGCTCTGCAACATCTGATTGCTGCAATCAAAGTCCAACTGTGGAAGCAACAACACTGctaaagaatgaccctaatctAGATAATCATAGCAGCAGAAACTTAATTGGATGGTTTCTGAGGAACCGTAAGAATCAGTCTTCCAAAAAGATGGACTTAACTAGTTCGGAGTCTAAGGAGAAGCCGATACAGGATTTAAGTCACCGGAGCGCTTGGAGTCTTGTTGATATAGCTCTACTTAGTGGAATATTATTGAGCTTGTTCACAATAGTAGCTCTATTTTTTAATCTTGGATCAAGGAGTTTGTCATCCAAGTAA
- the LOC101261289 gene encoding multiple C2 domain and transmembrane region protein 6-like, with protein sequence MGPRPESRLVETRPPLAARMGYWGKDKTASDLVDQMHFLNINVVKARDLPVMDISGSLDPYVEVKLGNYERVTRHFEKNQYPVWNSAFAFSKERLQSNLIEVTVKDKDLGKDDIVGKVMFDIDEVPLLVPPDSTLAPQWYRLINKKGEKIPRGEIMLAVWMGTRADEAFPEASHSDAHMASQQNLVNARSKVYFSPKLYYLRVHVIESQDLLPSDRSRMPEAYAKLQLGHQARTTKPSPMRHINPVWNEELMFVVSEPFEEYLIIDVVDRVGPGKDELIGRAMISLKNIPTRVDNSKLIDAIWFNLLKPSHAADDDEKKKEVKFSSKIHLRVWIDAGYHVLDESTHFSSDLQPSSKFLRKPSIGLFELGILSAKNLMPMKSKEDRITDSYCVAKYGNKWVRTRTLIDTLAPRWNEQFSWEVFDPCTVVTIGVFDNCHINGKDEARDQRNGKVRIQRIGKVRIRLSTLETDQIYTDFYPLLVLTPSGLRKHGELHLTIRFKCTAWVNMVAQYGRPLLPKMHHVHPIPVRRIDWLRHQAVQIVAARLARAEPPLRKEVVEYMLDVDYQMFSLRRSKANFFRITGLLSGISAVHGWFYGICNWRNPLTTILVHVLFVILICYPELILPTIFLYLFVIGLWNYRIRPRAPLHLDARLSQAENAHPDELDEEFDTFPTSRQTDVIRMRYDRLRSLVGRVQTVVGDLAIQGERALSILSWRDPRATAIFIILALIWAVFLYVTPFKVVAVLIGLHWLRHPRFRSKLPSVPVNFFKRLPSKSDMLL encoded by the coding sequence ATGGGTCCAAGGCCTGAATCGCGGTTAGTGGAAACAAGGCCACCTTTGGCTGCAAGAATGGGGTATTGGGGTAAAGATAAAACTGCTTCTGATTTGGTGGACCAAAtgcattttttgaatattaatgTTGTCAAAGCTAGGGATCTTCCAGTTATGGATATATCAGGGAGTCTTGATCCTTATGTTGAGGTGAAACTTGGTAATTACGAACGTGTTACAAGGCATTTTGAAAAGAATCAATACCCTGTATGGAACAGTGCTTTTGCCTTCTCTAAAGAAAGACTGCAGTCTAATTTGATTGAAGTCACTGTAAAAGATAAGGATTTAGGGAAAGATGATATTGTTGGTAAAGTTATGTTTGATATTGATGAAGTCCCTCTTCTTGTTCCACCAGATAGTACTTTAGCTCCGCAATGGTATAGGTTGATCAATAAGAAAGGAGAGAAGATTCCACGAGGTGAAATCATGCTTGCTGTGTGGATGGGAACTCGAGCTGATGAGGCTTTTCCTGAGGCTTCGCATTCTGATGCTCATATGGCTAGTCAACAGAATTTGGTTAATGCGCGATCCAAAGTATATTTCTCACCTAAATTGTATTATCTAAGAGTTCATGTTATTGAATCTCAGGATCTTCTGCCATCAGATAGAAGCCGGATGCCCGAGGCTTATGCCAAGTTACAGCTTGGGCACCAGGCAAGGACTACCAAGCCCTCACCGATGAGACACATTAATCCGGTGTGGAATGAGGAGCTAATGTTTGTTGTATCTGAGCCATTTGAGGAGTATTTGATAATAGATGTCGTGGATAGAGTTGGACCGGGAAAAGATGAATTGATTGGCAGGGCTATGATATCACTTAAAAATATTCCAACCAGAGTCGATAACTCTAAGCTAATAGATGCTATATGGTTCAATCTTCTCAAGCCTTCTCATGCAGCAGATGATGacgagaagaagaaagaagtgaAGTTCTCTAGCAAGATTCATCTTAGAGTTTGGATAGATGCTGGTTACCATGTTCTTGATGAGTCCACACATTTTAGCAGTGATCTTCAACCATCATCAAAGTTCTTGAGAAAGCCGAGTATTGGACTTTTTGAATTAGGTATTCTCAGTGCCAAGAATCTGATGCCAATGAAGAGTAAAGAGGATCGAATTACAGATTCATATTGTGTTGCTAAGTATGGGAATAAATGGGTTCGAACAAGAACACTCATTGACACTCTCGCTCCTCGATGGAACGAGCAGTTCTCTTGGGAAGTGTTTGATCCGTGTACTGTTGTCACCATTGGGGTCTTTGACAATTGTCACATCAATGGCAAAGATGAAGCTAGAGATCAGAGAAATGGTAAGGTGAGAATTCAGAGAATTGGTAAGGTGAGAATTAGGTTATCGACTTTGGAAACTGATCAGATCTATACAGATTTTTATCCATTGCTGGTTCTTACACCCTCTGGTTTAAGGAAACATGGTGAGCTTCATTTGACCATAAGGTTCAAGTGTACTGCTTGGGTAAATATGGTAGCACAATATGGGAGGCCATTGCTCCCGAAAATGCATCATGTGCATCCCATTCCCGTTAGGCGTATTGATTGGTTGCGCCACCAGGCAGTGCAGATAGTAGCTGCAAGGCTGGCCAGGGCTGAGCCACCTCTTAGAAAGGAGGTTGTTGAGTATATGCTGGATGTGGATTACCAGATGTTCAGTCTCAGAAGAAGCAAAGCTAATTTCTTTCGCATAACGGGACTGCTTTCTGGGATTTCTGCAGTTCATGGATGGTTTTATGGGATTTGCAATTGGCGAAACCCTTTGACGACTATCCTTGTCCATGTGCTCTTCGTGATATTGATTTGCTATCCAGAACTCATTTTACCAACAATTTTCCTCTACCTGTTTGTAATTGGCTTGTGGAACTACAGGATTAGACCTAGAGCTCCACTGCACTTGGATGCTCGCCTTTCGCAAGCTGAAAATGCTCACCCAGATGAACTGGATGAAGAATTTGATACATTCCCTACTTCTCGGCAAACAGACGTCATAAGAATGAGGTATGATCGACTGAGGAGTTTGGTGGGGAGGGTGCAAACTGTAGTTGGAGATTTGGCAATACAAGGTGAAAGGGCTCTTTCCATACTAAGCTGGCGGGATCCAAGGGCTACTGCTATATTTATAATCCTTGCATTGATCTGGGCTGTGTTTCTATATGTTACTCCATTCAAAGTAGTTGCAGTGCTCATAGGACTTCACTGGCTGCGCCATCCACGATTCAGGAGCAAGCTGCCATCAGTACCTGTTAACTTCTTCAAGAGGTTACCATCTAAGTCTGATATGCTTTTGTAA
- the LOC109118975 gene encoding multiple C2 domain and transmembrane region protein 6-like: MPKDGQGSASPFVAVDFDEQLQRTQTKNKDLNPLVFNIKSPRDLENQTISVYVYDDQKQGHHKKFLGRVKISGAFIPFSDSEALVQRYPLDKRGIFSHIKGDIALRIYAVLAGGGGGVADVIPTPVLVETEKQNVNNGEDRATPFTPFQETSTNNFEEQYMKETEIKKKKEPEVRTFHSIPVPVPASGQGLILHRQVDQWLAM; encoded by the coding sequence ATGCCTAAGGATGGACAAGGTTCGGCAAGTCCTTTTGTTGCAGTAGATTTTGATGAGCAACTTCAAAGAACTCAAACTAAAAACAAAGATCTCAATCCTCTTGTTTTCAACATCAAGAGTCCAAGAGACCTTGAAAATCAGACAATCTCtgtttatgtttatgatgaCCAAAAACAGGGACATCACAAGAAATTTCTTGGTCGTGTTAAGATATCTGGTGCTTTTATCCCTTTTTCTGATTCTGAAGCTTTAGTTCAGAGATACCCACTTGATAAAAGAGGAATCTTTTCACATATTAAAGGGGATATTGCTTTAAGAATCTATGCTGTTCTtgctggtggtggtggtggtgttgcTGATGTCATTCCGACGCCGGTGTTGGTGGAAACTGAGAAGCAGAATGTGAATAATGGTGAAGATAGAGCAACCCCTTTTACTCCATTTCAAGAAACTAGCACCAACAACTTTGAAGAACAGTACATGAAGGAGACTgaaatcaagaagaagaaagaaccAGAGGTAAGAACTTTTCATTCTATTCCAGTGCCGGTGCCGGCGTCTGGCCAAGGGCTGATTTTGCATAGGCAGGTGGACCAATGGCTAGCAATGTAA